The following proteins are encoded in a genomic region of Paenibacillus sp. FSL H3-0469:
- a CDS encoding extracellular solute-binding protein has protein sequence MDLKKLMVLTAACSMAISITACGSNNNTGGNAAATNAPAESAAATDNAGAGSDNAPAAGEIVPEEGASLVIWESKEERQFAEEIAKQFTAKYNVPIKIEEVAPPDQVGKLTQDGPSGLAADVIVIPHDNLGKAASASLLLPNDIFAEQTKAENTEASIVGSSYDGELYGYPRAAETYALFYNKSLVKEAPKSFDDVIAFSKTFTDKAKNRYGIMWEVGNMYFNYPFIATTGGYLFGKDGTDKDDIGLNNEGAIKGLTEFAKLKEVLPIKSGDINPDIKRSLFNSGDVAMDITGPWELAGYKEALGDNLGIAPVPTIDGKTAITFSGIKIFTVNAYTQYPNAAKLYAHFASGKDSQLTLNKLIGSVPTNNEALKDPQITGDPFVSAFAEQAKNSQPMPSIPEMGNVWSPVNAALPAIWDNNTDPKAAMDKAVEQIKDLNNGASAQ, from the coding sequence ATGGATCTCAAAAAACTTATGGTTCTCACCGCAGCGTGCTCCATGGCAATCTCAATTACGGCGTGCGGCTCCAACAACAATACCGGGGGAAATGCAGCGGCAACTAATGCGCCTGCGGAAAGTGCGGCAGCTACAGATAATGCAGGGGCTGGCAGCGACAACGCTCCGGCAGCGGGTGAGATCGTCCCTGAAGAAGGCGCTTCCCTAGTGATCTGGGAGAGTAAGGAAGAAAGACAGTTCGCCGAAGAAATCGCGAAGCAGTTCACTGCCAAGTATAACGTACCTATCAAAATCGAAGAGGTTGCCCCGCCGGATCAAGTCGGCAAGCTTACCCAGGATGGTCCTTCCGGTCTGGCTGCGGACGTCATCGTCATTCCTCATGATAATCTCGGCAAGGCGGCCAGCGCGAGCCTGCTGCTTCCAAACGATATTTTTGCAGAACAGACCAAGGCGGAGAATACGGAGGCTTCCATCGTAGGTTCTTCCTATGACGGCGAACTGTACGGCTATCCTAGAGCGGCAGAGACCTATGCGCTGTTCTATAACAAGTCTCTGGTCAAAGAAGCTCCGAAATCCTTCGATGACGTTATTGCCTTCAGCAAAACGTTCACCGATAAAGCCAAAAACCGGTACGGCATTATGTGGGAAGTCGGCAATATGTACTTTAACTATCCGTTCATCGCCACAACCGGCGGCTACCTGTTCGGCAAAGACGGTACCGACAAGGACGACATCGGCCTCAACAATGAAGGTGCGATCAAAGGTCTGACTGAATTTGCGAAGCTGAAGGAAGTCCTGCCTATCAAGAGCGGTGACATCAACCCGGACATTAAGCGCAGTCTGTTCAACAGCGGGGATGTAGCTATGGATATAACAGGACCTTGGGAGCTTGCCGGATATAAAGAAGCGCTGGGCGACAACCTGGGAATTGCTCCGGTTCCTACCATTGACGGCAAAACTGCCATTACCTTCTCCGGGATCAAAATCTTTACCGTCAACGCCTACACGCAATATCCGAATGCGGCTAAGCTCTATGCCCACTTTGCTTCCGGCAAAGATTCGCAGCTGACGCTTAACAAGCTGATCGGTTCCGTACCAACGAACAATGAAGCTTTGAAGGACCCGCAGATTACGGGTGATCCGTTCGTATCCGCTTTTGCCGAACAAGCGAAGAACTCCCAGCCGATGCCTTCGATTCCTGAAATGGGGAACGTATGGAGCCCGGTGAATGCAGCACTTCCGGCCATCTGGGATAACAATACCGATCCGAAGGCAGCCATGGACAAAGCTGTAGAGCAAATTAAGGACTTGAACAACGGGGCTTCAGCCCAATAA